CGTAATACGAAATAGATGCGGGATGCGAAACGAGACTCTCCACACCTCCCAGACTGGCCCCGATACACGGGATTTTCAAGCGGTCAATAAAATCCAGCGTCCCTGCTTCATTCGCATCTAAATCAAAACTCACCAGCCCACCAAATCCACGCATCTGCGCTTTGGCAACATCGTGGTGTGGGTGGCTTTCCAAACCGGGATAATACACGCGCTTTACCCGATCGTGCTTTTCCAAAAACCGCGCCAGCACCAGTGCCGTTTCATTTTGCCTGACCATTCGCAATGGAAAAGTCTTGATCCCCCGGATCAGCAAATAAGCACAATGCGGATCGATCACCCCTCCCAAAATACCTCGATAGTCGCGAATCGCACCCACAAGGGGCGCATTGCCCAGCACAGCACCAGCCATCAAATCGTTGTGACCTCCCAAATACTTGGTCGCCGAATGAATGACCAGATCGACGCCAAATTCGAGCGGGCGCTGGTTTAAGGGCGTGGCAAATGTACTGTCAATAATCGTCTTGACCCGATGCCTTTTTCCAATATCGACCAGCTTTTCCAAATCGATCACATTGAGATGTGGATTTGTCGGAGATTCGGAAATAATCACCCGTGTGTTATTCCTGATTGCGCCTTCTAATTCGGCGTAATCACCCGCGTGTACAAATGTGGTTTCAATACCAAATTTTCGCAACACCATCTGGCAAAATTGCGCGGTCTT
The nucleotide sequence above comes from Gemmatimonadota bacterium. Encoded proteins:
- a CDS encoding aminotransferase class I/II-fold pyridoxal phosphate-dependent enzyme codes for the protein MSEKCETHAPCSGTRAVHAGEERGHWGKSLTVPIAQTSTYVFEDTHAVKAFVAGKNPQIDYGRYGNPTQHAAESKLAELEGAEAAILFSSGMSAVTTTLLGMLSTGHHAVIMDDCYRKTAQFCQMVLRKFGIETTFVHAGDYAELEGAIRNNTRVIISESPTNPHLNVIDLEKLVDIGKRHRVKTIIDSTFATPLNQRPLEFGVDLVIHSATKYLGGHNDLMAGAVLGNAPLVGAIRDYRGILGGVIDPHCAYLLIRGIKTFPLRMVRQNETALVLARFLEKHDRVKRVYYPGLESHPHHDVAKAQMRGFGGLVSFDLDANEAGTLDFIDRLKIPCIGASLGGVESLVSHPASISYYELAREDRLAIGIADELVRYAVGIEDTEDIIADVGQALDAV